A region from the uncultured Holophaga sp. genome encodes:
- a CDS encoding LysR family transcriptional regulator, protein MLSSRDLHHFLAVAEAGNISGAAQRLNMAQPPLSRQMKQLEEQLGTTLFERGHRRIQLTETGRLLQLRAGQLMELLATTEKEILDVDRGTRGTLAIGIASSSVAPLLPRVASVFCARYPGLRFELRTGESIEVIELLDQGLVEIGLVRFAIDDERHQSIRLAPEPLVAAFHREGFRQLLGRGEPLPLAALAGLPLLIHRKFESMIAEHCHQAGFEPSLLCTSDDVMPALGWAEAGIGVAVVPRAAIGLLPSANLETRLLVDPLIESGAAIIWMRQRYLSQAARHFIELFADISGEKQGPPMNATACR, encoded by the coding sequence ATGTTGAGCAGTCGCGACCTGCACCACTTCCTCGCCGTGGCTGAGGCGGGCAACATCAGCGGGGCTGCCCAGCGCCTGAACATGGCCCAGCCCCCCCTGAGCCGCCAGATGAAGCAGCTGGAGGAGCAGCTGGGCACCACGCTGTTTGAGCGGGGCCACCGCAGGATCCAGCTCACCGAGACCGGACGCCTGCTCCAGCTGCGGGCTGGCCAGCTGATGGAACTGCTGGCCACCACCGAAAAGGAGATCCTGGATGTGGATCGGGGGACCCGCGGCACCTTGGCCATCGGGATCGCCTCCTCCTCCGTGGCCCCGCTGCTGCCGCGGGTGGCCAGCGTCTTCTGCGCCCGCTATCCGGGACTCCGCTTCGAGCTGCGGACCGGTGAGTCCATCGAGGTCATCGAGCTGCTCGACCAGGGGCTGGTGGAGATCGGCCTGGTGCGCTTCGCGATCGACGATGAGCGCCACCAGAGCATCCGTCTGGCACCGGAGCCCCTGGTGGCGGCCTTCCACCGGGAGGGCTTCCGTCAGCTGCTCGGCAGGGGGGAGCCGCTCCCGCTTGCCGCTCTGGCCGGTCTCCCCCTGCTGATCCACCGCAAGTTCGAGTCCATGATCGCAGAGCACTGCCACCAGGCCGGCTTCGAGCCCAGCCTCCTGTGCACCAGTGACGACGTGATGCCCGCCCTGGGCTGGGCGGAGGCGGGTATCGGGGTGGCGGTGGTCCCCCGGGCGGCCATCGGCCTGCTGCCCTCCGCCAACCTGGAGACCCGGCTCCTGGTGGATCCGCTCATCGAGTCGGGCGCGGCCATCATCTGGATGCGGCAGCGCTACCTCTCTCAGGCCGCCCGGCACTTCATCGAGCTCTTCGCCGACATCAGCGGGGAGAAGCAGGGTCCGCCGATGAACGCCACGGCCTGCCGATGA
- a CDS encoding 4Fe-4S dicluster domain-containing protein: protein MSRSLHTTVMVDHRLCTACRVCELACAQAHGKTASLTVGSVREALVPRLFLTRGGTRALPVQCHQCEEAPCLASCRSHALRRQGQAIIVQEELCIGCHDCSLACPYGAIELVGGKAIKCDLCSGRAEGPACVAACPSGALSQPDWAGLRRQRQRAAAAAREVAL, encoded by the coding sequence GTGAGTCGATCCCTGCACACCACGGTGATGGTGGATCACCGATTGTGTACGGCCTGCCGTGTCTGCGAGCTGGCCTGTGCCCAGGCCCATGGAAAGACAGCGTCCCTGACCGTAGGGAGCGTGCGGGAAGCCCTGGTGCCCCGCCTCTTCCTGACGAGGGGCGGGACGCGGGCCCTGCCGGTGCAGTGCCACCAGTGCGAGGAGGCCCCCTGTCTGGCCAGCTGCCGCAGCCACGCCCTGCGCCGTCAGGGGCAGGCCATCATCGTCCAGGAGGAGCTCTGCATCGGCTGCCATGACTGCAGCCTGGCCTGTCCCTACGGGGCCATCGAACTGGTGGGCGGCAAGGCCATCAAGTGTGACCTCTGCAGCGGCCGGGCAGAGGGGCCCGCCTGTGTGGCGGCCTGCCCCTCGGGGGCCCTGAGTCAACCGGACTGGGCAGGCCTGCGGCGCCAGCGCCAGCGGGCCGCCGCAGCGGCGAGGGAGGTGGCACTGTGA